ACTAGCTTGTCctattaagaaaacaaatgccAGAATGTCACTCATCAGCAAGATTATGctcagaaacaaaaacatttaaaattaactGAAGATTAAGCTGATGACTTTGTACAGGGGTGTTTTGGCTCATCCCAACTTCGAACTGGACTCTTTGAATGACAAAGAAAGTCTTACTTGGAATGGACAGaaaattggaatacacaatttgagtaacgtatgaacaaaacattttttagatTCAAAGTTTGGAGGATAAAACTCACCGCATTACTTTGAAGAGAAATGATTCTAAAAATGCTTTGTAATAGCGAAAGCTGCTGAACTTCTAACCAAGTGAAGTTTTCATCGCCATTAATTATAAGAGTGAATATCAAAAACATatacgtataccttccctttttaAAGGTTAAAACCATGTTAACCATTTCGGAAAATAAGGGGTAAATGCACTTCTATATCTACCTTCAAAAACTGGTTCAGCATgtcttctttcttcttcttcatttctTCCTCAGCCAGCATCTTTTGTTCAAGGTATAAGATTCGTTCCTCCTCAGTCATCTTGGCCAGCTTGCCCTTTTTACCAGATTTCTTTCCTTTCTTCTTGGGCGCCATGTTTGGGATTTCTGCAAATGTATTAAAGTGATAGCTTACATTAAAAAGTTAGTTCTTGGAAAGACAAAACTCAAAAATCAACAGCCTCAATGTGCATAATTAGCGCATTTAGTAACAAGAGCTAGACACTATAGACCTCTTACACAATGCACTTACACACGCCTATCTTCcgtcattttgggagtcaaaattgtgCACAAcggaattgactcccaaaatgatggAAATTGTGGACGCGCATTCTTAGGAGGTGCCATCAGCATTTTGCAAAGGGGTCTAAACCCAATTCTACATTTGGCTAATTCATTGAACTTCCTACATAAATGGAGGACTAGAAGGAATATGCAGGTCAACTTGGTCTAAAATCCATTCTGTCATGAGTAAACTCGCACTTATCGGGAAAATGTTGGATTCATCTTCTTTGTGAACTTTGACTTCCATCTATTGCAGTGTTTTGTGTAGAATTTTTTTGCCTCTGGCTAAATTATCATGCACACATTCCCCCATTTAGTCTAATATTGAGTTAGACCAGTGTTGGAATTAGGCCTAGTTGCCATAATCGTAACCCGACACACTCCCTTCTGGTCTGCGACCGTCGGCAAGATGGAGGGtaacgattatcgcaactattatATTGAAGTAACtagatattttaaaatttattaatttgattaatttttgtttgtttgtctgccTGGGATCGCTGTGTCTTCCGATGGAGTCCACTTCCAACCCGGGTGACTTCAGACCAAGTTGACTTTTGAATCGGACAGAGTTGACTTTGACAAAGTTGACTCTAGACCATCGAGTTGATTTTGGATAACTTCAGAAGTTCACTTTAACCTGAGTTGACTTCAGGCCAAGTTTAATTTTGGACTGAGTTGAAACTCGACACAGTTGACTCTAGACCATCTTGACTTCCGATCGAGTTGATTTTTGACTGAGTTTTTGAACCGAGTTGGCTCAGGCTAAGTTGACTAGCCGTCTTGACTTCAGACCAAGTTGACTTTGGACTGagttttcggaaaagtttccgaatggcgccaccacttattcattcgatatgaaataatctgatttacctcaatgagatatccctttttgtaaaaatgagtataaaagtggtggcgccatacggaaagttatccgagtTTTCTTCGGACTGGGTTGACTGGACAGAGTTGACTTCAGACCACGTTGCCTCTAGACCGTGTTCACTACTACAGACTGTGTTGACTCTTAACCTTGCTGTAGTTAATCTGCAGGAAGTCCTATGGATTGATACTTCTTAAATTATGGGATCACCAAATTATGGGGCTAACAAAAATACTGTTGACATAACTATTATTAATACTAGCTAGACCCCTTAATTCATGATAATGCGACATTCTGCCCATGATGAATTTGCCCTGGTACAGGGAACAGGGCAGTTTCAGCATGCTTTGATTGTATGTACTATTTAGGGAaaaatttccgtatggcgccaccactttttcattcgatatgaaataatatagtgaTAGTATCCAATTTGGGTAATCTTCCGGTCGTCGCCACCAAGTTATCCGTACTTAGTTTACTGCAACTAGACAAACGGCAATAAAAAGCCAAAACGTTGTCATGGTCATGGTTCtacttgtaaacaaaaaacaccaataaataattacaaccaatatttagtgtatttttttatattttttaacaaaaaagaggAGTTGAAGACTGAACACTGAACCGAGCCTGAATTCAAGCTTTTATAAAATAGTACAATATTTACAACATTAGAGAATGTAGAGAACTTACAAAAGCCGACTTCACAATGTTTACAATAAAGTCTCCAGTCTTTTTAAGAAGCTATGTTGCTTCTTGTCAAATTCTGTAGTTTTCGTTCGAACCGACTGTGCAGATGACACAAAATTGTCGTAAACTTGGGTggtgaagatgtttttttttctcagaaagtGCAATGACCCCACTGTGTAGCGAATCTCATAGCAACACCGATATATTTCTTTTAACAGTGTTTAAatacaacaattatttataattttgaaatataaaaagtaaaaaaaaatatattttgggaGAAACATTGTAAACAGTTTTAATTAAATTACTTattaagtaaatattttttttattaaagtgctattgtttttaatgtttagaGTGAGCCTAAATTAGGTCAAACAGTAGGCAACAGCCGTCGGATAAACAGTGCGCTCGCCTAACAATAGTCTGGTCCCGGTTTTTTGTACGCATTGCATTACGTTTATGGTTTGGGTCGAGTTGGGCCAAACTACGGGGGCTAGGCTACGGCGGGATCTTCCGAACCCGACCGACATACCGACGTATGACTCCTGTTCGTGCGGAGAGCTAGCTACATCAGAATGGCCAATAATAGGAGGATTGGGATTGTTGGATTTGGACATTTAGGTAAATAAAACCAAAGCAACATTTCATTGAGTGAATCGAAGAGTCTCTTGTTCGTGAATTTACCTATTATTTATTACGTCGCTTCGTAAATAACGCATACGGACGAAGTTTTTCTACTTCCTTGCTTGCTGCCGAAGCTGTTCGTCCGCCGTCAGTACGACCCTCACGCGCTGATCGACCCAGCCCCAGCCCAGGCAGCCGAGGAATCATCATGTGGAAAGTTAAGGCAATGCCGGAACTAGAACTGCCGGTAAGTCTGTAGAGTAGAGTGTGACAGTGTGGGAGTTTTTTATATTGCTTACACTCATGACAGTTATATTTGTAAGGAAGCTGTAGATAAATAAGTTAGGACTTTAGATAGATACTAGAGTAGATAGGTAACTAaactagcccaggttggactcctctgttgcagtggcactgactaaCTTAGCTGGTAAAGGCCTATTTGGAtatttaaatataattaaaaaaacactgaaatCATGTGCAAAATCATATTCAAAAGTTTTTGCTCTTCACTTTTTCACTGACTAATATTTGCTGTAGAGACACTTTAAAAATATCCAAAAGTGTAAGTCGAGCtagttctagaaactataacttAATAAGGCGCCCCCGTGAGCGCCttgtagtttctagaagtaacgTACGTACGTGAACTAGCAATTTATTTCTATAATTTGAGAACGTCATACGTTTATAAATGTACCCAAATAAAAGCCTtcaaaatttatatattttttttatatgaaatcAAAAAAGATATTGTTTGTTATaataatgtgtgtgttttttgttatattattattattattggttaattaaaacaatcaaacattgCAGTCAAAAGTCAAAGGCTGAATTGAGTTGAAAAAACAGATGTtaatatttgcataaaaaaaaacatacaagaaatacaatttgtttttatacattacaaaataaattggcTTGTGCCAGTGATATcttcaacagaaaaaaacttaagcttttttaatgaaaataatcACCCACAAATCAACCAAAAAACTGTACAAATGTATGGCTTTCTTAATTAAAATGTATAGAAAGAGATAGCTCGTTCGTTTACTAATATTattacactacatgtacattgtacctctATAATAAGCAAACAGTCACAACACCAATCTTCcaaattttttcttttcccGCAGAGTACGTCCAGAAGCCCCGCCCGTCAATCCAGAGCGAGTTCATACAGGAGCTATTCCCAAGAAGCTTTAACAGAAGCATTTTGTTGGGTGAGGAATAAAAATGGGTCAATTTACCGTGCTGCAAAAATGTTTGGTATCCCTGAGGGAACACTACGGGATCGTGTCAAGGGAAAAATTGGCCCTGAAGTGACCAAGTCAGGACCACCTTCTCTGTTCAGTCTTGAGGAGGAAACCTCTTTGGTGAACCATCTGAATAAAACGGCTCTACTTGGGTTTGTATACAGCAGGGCCGAAGTTGTAGACATAGCTTCAGCATATGCTGTCATTACCAACAAACGCGATACAGATCATCATCTTACGCGAAAATGGCTCCGTCTCTTGATGACGAGGTGGCCTGATCTGAATGTCAGGAAGCCACGAAGCCTTCATCTTTACAGAGCAAAGGCAACATCCGAAGAGATAGTGAATGCATACTACACCGAGCTCGATCAGACAATGACAAAGTACAAGTTAAAGGATGCCCCTGAACGCATCTTCTGCGTCGATGAAAAAGGTCTGACACAAAACCATTCCCCACGTGCCATCATTGGTTCGTCTCCCTCGTCCACCAAGTCCACCCCACTTGATGCGACATGGGATAAAGAGATGACCGTGACTCTCATCGGTGCTGGGAATGCACTGGGTCAGCAACTACCTCCATACTTTGTATTCTCAGGACAGCAAACGAAACAAGAGTTTCTTAACGGCTGTTCTCCTGGTGCAGACGGAACTGTCAGTGACAGTGGCTGGTCCAGTGCTGAGATCTTCAAGACATACCTTTCAACACACTTCTTGAAGTATGCTTCTTCAAATAGATCAGCAGAAGAGCCAATACTTCTCCTCTATGATGGCTATCTGTCTCGGACTAACCTAGCACTGATGGACTGGGCACGAGAAAAAAACATAGTGCTCTTTGTCATGCCTGCACAAACAAGTCGTGTCTGGCAGCCAATTGATGTAGAATGTTTCGGTCAGTTTGAGAGCGCTTATAATTCCATCTGCCATCAACTAATGCAAGCTAACACAACAACATGGATTGACAGATCCCAAATTTGTGAGATTGCATGCAATGCTTATACCAAGGCCCTTTCGCCAGAGAGCTTAAGGAGCTCATTCAAGAAATGGGGGATTTACCCGTTGAGTAGCGCTTTGGTGAATGACACTAGGTATGTTCCAGACATGCCAGACGAGGCTGTCAACAAGTGTGCTTCTGTAAGAGGAGATGATTTGGCTGAGAAAGTTGAGGTCGAAGAAAATGATTTGTCGGAGGAAGTCAAGCTTGGCCAACAAGCTGACCATTCATATGCCGACCTTCCTGATTCAAGACCTGCTCTTTTGAAGGAGAGAAAGTATccattgagaaaaagaaaaaaggtacatgtctttataataataatagtagtgggttcttatatagcgcgcatatccgtcactcagtagGAAGGTTTAGCTGCAATGaatgtcagaaaattgtgtcatTAAAATCTCTTGTTTTTAGCATGTACGTaaagttaccatttttcacgtcagaCGCATATCAGCGTGTTTCAGCGTGCTCCTTAAACGTATACAAACTTACCCATAAAATGTTCATACGCCATCATACGCTTACTTTAAAGCGTCAAGGTGTGACGGGGCCTTAAGTTTCTTGCGTATTTCTTGATTTCTCATTTTGTCTCTTAATGAGACACCTAGTATGGAGcttataagcagaaaaaaatagctcaaatttttcagCTTAACAGAAATaaccaggataccagtcacaaaatctACTTGTGCCGTGGTAGTTTGAcagataagcataattttgttaaatgctaagctactttttgtgcttaaaagcagctctatgaagttgggcccagtgGAGAGCCGTTTTAAACAATGCCAGAGTTTGCGTAACTTGATGATGATTACTAGAGCAAACGTTTGCAAAACCCAACtcccaaattttgtttttcatcttgCAGAAGATTATCCTAAGCCCCGGGGAACAACCCATGAAGAGTCCGTGCATCAGGAGCTGTTCTCCAAAATCATCAGTTGGTAGTGCCAAGAGAAAAGTCGGTGTCCCCAAATCCACACAGAAGGATCGTGTCAAGAGGAGAGTTGACCCTAAAGTGACGAAACCAGAACCAGCTTCTGTGTGCACCATTTATGCTCCAGCTATAGACGTCAACGAGTGTGGTCCTGCAAGAGAGGATGAATCCACCGAACAAGTGAATCTTGAGGTACAAGTTGACCAATTATCTGCCGACCTGCCTGATTTGAAACCTGATCTTCTTAAGGACAGAGAGGACTCAATGAGTGAAACAAAAGCGGTAAAAATTTCCCGTAGgatttgaatctttgcatggtgggagtataatcaaGAGAAATCTCTTTTGATTAGTACTTGGTActggttcttaaaagaaccagCGGTTGCCATTTGACAACTCAAATGGCTGTGGTTGACATTTGCCAACTCACTGGCTGTGGCtcctgtatgcgccgtagcaccttgtaaacccttatgagatgctacataattgggtctcagaattcatctctgcaataacctatctttctgaaagtttgtatatactcagcgccttgagtaccttgtttggtagatacgtgcgctgtataagactttgatactattatattattattgtttcgatcagtatgctcagactgtcactactcaaaagagacgGTGCTATCGCAAACCTTACCTGATTACATGCTCTGTATACTATTTCTGCTGCTGAGAAAATTCAGTGTACCCTCACATTTTGCGGGACGatttagtatacatgtacagtgaagGTCTATTATTTCTAAGAAGGATTTTGTGCCTTTGGGAAAATGACAATACATTTTGGAATTGTATAATTGTCCCAAATCAACAAAAACAGCTGcttttatataatataaaacctTATAGAAAAAGATCATTTATTTCGTTAAAAACTGATATTGTTAGGAGCAAATTATGCAACTTTCAAACATTCTCTTTTCATGCAGAATACGTGCACAAGCCCTGTGGTACACTCCAGGAAGAGGCAAAGTTCATATAGGAGCTATTCTCCAACATCTTTAACAAAAGCTTTTTGTtgggtcaaaaaaaaaaatggatcaTGTCGTGGTGCTGCGAGGAGGTTTGGTATCCCTGAGGGAACACTACGGGATCGTGTCAAGGGGAGAATTGGCCCTGAAGTGACCAAGTCAGGAAAAACTCCTGTGTTCAGCCTTGAAGAAGAGAGCAACTTGGGGAACCACCTGAAGAAAATGGGTGCACTGGGTTTTGGATATAGCAGAGCAGACATTCTTGATTTGGCTACTACATACGCTGTCAGTGTCAACAAACGAGAGATGGATCAGCCGCTTAGCATCAGATGGCTCCATAGCTTCATGAAGAGGTGGCCTGAACTGAGTGTGAAGAAGCCACGAAGCCTTGATCTTTATAGAGCGAAGGCAACATCAGAAGAGGTAGTGAATGCATACTACACTGAGCTCGATCAGATAATGACAAAGTACAATTTGAAGGATGCCCCTGATCGCATTTTTAGTGTAGACGAAAAAGGTCTGAAACAATACCCGTCCCCACCTGTCATCAAAGGTTCCCCCTCCACATCAAACCCACTTGCAGTGACAAGCGACAAAGAAATGATTGTGACTATTGTTGGAGCTTGGAATGCGCTTGGCCAGCAGCTACCACCATACTTTGTGTTCCCAGGACAATGTATGACACAAGAGCTTCTTAAGGGCTGCTCCCCTGGTGCAGATGGAACCGTCAGTGACAGTGGCCGGTCAAGCACTGGCATCTTCAAGACGTACCTTTCAACACACTTCTTGAAGTATGTTACTACAATCCGATCAAAAGATGAGCCACTACTCATTCTGTATGATGGCCATCTTTCTCAATTCAATCTGTCGCTAACAGACTGGGCACGAGAGCAAAACATAGTGCTCTTTGTCTTACCTGCACACACAAGTCGCATGTTACGGCCACTGGATCTTGGGTGTTTCGGGCCATTTGAGAGCGTTTATAATTCCCTCTGCCATCAACGAATGCGAGCCAACCCAACAACAGCGATTGACAGACACGCAATCTGTGAGATTGCAAGCAATGCGTACACCAAGGCCCTGACTACAGACATCTTGAGGGGCTCGTTCCAGAAATGGGGGGTTTACCCGCTGAATAGTGCTGTGGTTGATGATACCATGTACGCTCCAGCCCCGAAGGCTGTCAAGCAATGTGTTTCTGAAACAGAAGACAATTTGACCGAGGAAGTGGATTTTGACCCAGAAGTTTATTTTGACCCAGAAGGTGGTCATTCATCTGCTGACCTTCCTGATTTGAGACCTGATCTTTTCAAGGAGAGAGAAGACTCAACTGGACAAGGGAAAAAGGTACATGTCATGTATATCATTTTCTCGGTACTCAAAATCATTGTACTCTATCCTACatgcacatttattttgagggatgaatggaccgatccggcctgtcaatcaaactgtgggCGTTCACctatttgaccaatcacagaaATGATTGTGGTCTGACAAACTCGGCcttgcgtgcgcgtatatttggcacacacggcagaatcgtgcagaatgtcattgggagtgctcgtacacgtgtcttgctcacgtgcgcggtgggcggagctttaGTGAAAAGCCGGTATGATCCATTAACATGTAGTGAAGGTACTCGAGATTATCAATGTTGTACATTGTTTAAGAAGGATAGTTATGTATGTGTGTATCTTGCTTTACTTAAATTATCATGACCAATTTTGAAACTAAGTAATCaccccaaaattttaaaaagcagcaAATGTTGATTGATGgaattaataaaaaaagaaacaatagtTTTAATATTACTCTACTACAGAAACTACGTGTACCTCACCTGCAAATGCATTCAAATATGATGTACATACATTTTGCTGAACAAGAACTAGGACCTGTTACAAATAGCCCAGACTGCACTCCCTAAGAAAGTCCCCCATACAAACTCTAAACCCTTATCTCCACCATTGCTGAACAAGAACTAGGACCTGTTACAAATAGCCCAGACTGCACTCCCTAAAAAAGTCCCCCATACAAACTCTAAACCCTTATCTCCACCATTGCTGAACAAGAACTAGGACCTGTTACAAATAGCCCAGACTGCACTCCCTAAAAAGGTCCCCCATACAAACTCTAAACCCTTATCTCCACCGTGCTGGTTCAGCATTCACAAGTCTCTctggtacatgtacttcatgaaATTTACAGTTTTGCATCTGTCACATCTGTCACGACATGTTTCCAAATATTTTCTTATCCCGCAGAGTATGTGCGTAAACCCTGTGACTGCGCAACAAACCAGAGCGAGGTCATACAAGAGCTATTCTCCCACCGCTTTATCCGAGGCATTTTGTTGGGTCAAGAATAAGAATGGTTCCACTCGTGATGCTGCGAGAAGGTTTCATGTCCCTGAGTGCACACTACGGGATCGTGTCTCGGGGAAAGTTGACCCTGAAATGGCTAGGTCAGGATCGCCTCCTGTCTTCAGCCCCGAGGAGGAGAAGAAATTGGTGAACCATCTGAATGAAATGGCTCTACTAGGTTTTGAATATAGCAGAGTAGAAGTTAGAGACATAATCTCAGCATTTGCTGTCATACTCAACAGACGAAAGAAAGGTCACACATTTGGCCTCAAATGGTACCGTACGTTCAAGAAGAGATGGCCTGAACTCGTTGTGAAGAAGCCCTCACAGAGCCTTGATCGTCGTAGAGCAAATGCAACATCTGAAGAGGTAGTGAATGCATACTTTGTTGAGCTGGATCAGATAATGACAAAGTACAAGTTGAAGGATGCCCCTGAACGCATCTTCTACCTTGATGACAAAGGTCTGACACAAAACCATTCTCCACCTGTCATAGCTCGTGCATCTTCCTCATCCACTGCACTTGATGCGACAAGGAACAAAGAGACTGTGACTCTTATCGGTGCTGGAAATGCACTGGGTCAGCAACTACCTCCGTACTTTGTATTCCAAGGACAGCGTATGAGACAAGAGCTACTTAACGGCTGCTCTCACGGTGCGGCTGGGACCGTCAGTGACAGTGGCTGGCCAGATGCTGAAATCTTCAAGAAATACCTTTCAACACACTTCTTAAAATGTGTTAGGCCGAATGCGAAAAGATTGAGAGATGAGCCAATACTCCTCCTCTATGATGGCTATCTGTCTCGGACTAACCTAGCACTGATAGACTGGGCACGAGATAAAAACATAGTGCTCTTTGTCTTGCCTGCACACACAAGTCATGTCCTTCAGCCACTGGATCTTTCATGTTTTGGGCCATTTGAGAGCTTTTATAATTCCCTCTGCCATCAACAAATGCAAGACAACTCAACGACAAAGATCGACAAATACTCAATCTGTGAGATTGCGTGCAATGCGTACACCAGTGCCCTGACTACAGATATATTGAGGAGCTCGTTCCATAAATGGGGGATTTACCCGCTCAATAGTGCTGTGGTTGACAGTACCATGTATGCTCAAGCCCCGAAGATTGTAAAGAAGTGTGTTCCTGAAACAGAAGATGATTTGACCGAGGAAGTGAATTTGGACCCAGAAATTGACCATTCATCTGCGGACCTTCCTTCCAAGGAAGTGGAGCCCAGTGAAGATTATATTGCTGTGGAAGTGTTGGTCCGAGAAGACAATCTTGCTGAGCTAGGGGAGGTTGGAGGAAATAGTTTCGCTGTGGAATGGCAATTTGGAGCAAATGATTTTGCTGAACAAGTGGAGGTCGGA
Above is a genomic segment from Asterias rubens chromosome 5, eAstRub1.3, whole genome shotgun sequence containing:
- the LOC117290401 gene encoding uncharacterized protein LOC117290401, which encodes MWKVKAMPELELPSTSRSPARQSRASSYRSYSQEALTEAFCWVRNKNGSIYRAAKMFGIPEGTLRDRVKGKIGPEVTKSGPPSLFSLEEETSLVNHLNKTALLGFVYSRAEVVDIASAYAVITNKRDTDHHLTRKWLRLLMTRWPDLNVRKPRSLHLYRAKATSEEIVNAYYTELDQTMTKYKLKDAPERIFCVDEKGLTQNHSPRAIIGSSPSSTKSTPLDATWDKEMTVTLIGAGNALGQQLPPYFVFSGQQTKQEFLNGCSPGADGTVSDSGWSSAEIFKTYLSTHFLKYASSNRSAEEPILLLYDGYLSRTNLALMDWAREKNIVLFVMPAQTSRVWQPIDVECFGQFESAYNSICHQLMQANTTTWIDRSQICEIACNAYTKALSPESLRSSFKKWGIYPLSSALVNDTRYVPDMPDEAVNKCASVRGDDLAEKVEVEENDLSEEVKLGQQADHSYADLPDSRPALLKERKYPLRKRKKKIILSPGEQPMKSPCIRSCSPKSSVGSAKRKVGVPKSTQKDRVKRRVDPKVTKPEPASVCTIYAPAIDVNECGPAREDESTEQVNLEVQVDQLSADLPDLKPDLLKDREDSMSETKANTCTSPVVHSRKRQSSYRSYSPTSLTKAFCWVKKKNGSCRGAARRFGIPEGTLRDRVKGRIGPEVTKSGKTPVFSLEEESNLGNHLKKMGALGFGYSRADILDLATTYAVSVNKREMDQPLSIRWLHSFMKRWPELSVKKPRSLDLYRAKATSEEVVNAYYTELDQIMTKYNLKDAPDRIFSVDEKGLKQYPSPPVIKGSPSTSNPLAVTSDKEMIVTIVGAWNALGQQLPPYFVFPGQCMTQELLKGCSPGADGTVSDSGRSSTGIFKTYLSTHFLKYVTTIRSKDEPLLILYDGHLSQFNLSLTDWAREQNIVLFVLPAHTSRMLRPLDLGCFGPFESVYNSLCHQRMRANPTTAIDRHAICEIASNAYTKALTTDILRGSFQKWGVYPLNSAVVDDTMYAPAPKAVKQCVSETEDNLTEEVDFDPEVYFDPEGGHSSADLPDLRPDLFKEREDSTGQGKKSMCVNPVTAQQTRARSYKSYSPTALSEAFCWVKNKNGSTRDAARRFHVPECTLRDRVSGKVDPEMARSGSPPVFSPEEEKKLVNHLNEMALLGFEYSRVEVRDIISAFAVILNRRKKGHTFGLKWYRTFKKRWPELVVKKPSQSLDRRRANATSEEVVNAYFVELDQIMTKYKLKDAPERIFYLDDKGLTQNHSPPVIARASSSSTALDATRNKETVTLIGAGNALGQQLPPYFVFQGQRMRQELLNGCSHGAAGTVSDSGWPDAEIFKKYLSTHFLKCVRPNAKRLRDEPILLLYDGYLSRTNLALIDWARDKNIVLFVLPAHTSHVLQPLDLSCFGPFESFYNSLCHQQMQDNSTTKIDKYSICEIACNAYTSALTTDILRSSFHKWGIYPLNSAVVDSTMYAQAPKIVKKCVPETEDDLTEEVNLDPEIDHSSADLPSKEVEPSEDYIAVEVLVREDNLAELGEVGGNSFAVEWQFGANDFAEQVEVGENDLTEQVAVEEDVLAQPVVFISQADLPSEQVVVGESELTEQVTVKDNVLAEPVAYSQGNRSPADLPSEQVVVGESELTEQVTVKDNVLAEPVAYSQGNRSPADLPSEQVVVGESELTEQVTVEANVLAEPVAYSQGNRSPADLPDSRPDLSKKRGDSSSQRKKKTSINPEIRSRKNSSYRSYSSEALTKAVSWVKSKKVSIRATARRFGIPEGTLRDRVKGKVGPEVTKSGPPPLFSLEEESNLVNHLKKMCELGFGYSTAEVLDLATTYAVNINKRDEGQTLSTQWFQRFQSRWPELSVEKSTGLSQDARDDVLADQMEVGQRGDHSLASLPDSRPDLFKEIEDSIGQRKKVGKKKRGPSFVVSENANRKKIAKYSAGEETSKPTEKKLKKRNKQIKTQR